The Ranitomeya variabilis isolate aRanVar5 chromosome 7, aRanVar5.hap1, whole genome shotgun sequence genome includes a window with the following:
- the LOC143784784 gene encoding histone H2B 1.1-like, whose product MADPKSAPAPKKGSKKAVTKTQKKDGKKRRKSRKESYAIYVYKVLKQVHPDTGISSKAMGIMNSFVNDIFERIAGEASRLAHYNKRSTITSREIQTAVRLLLPGELAKHAVSEGTKAVTKYTSAK is encoded by the coding sequence ATGGCTGATCCCAAATCTGCCCCAGCGCCCAAGAAGGGCTCCAAAAAAGCCGTGACCAAGACTCAGAAGAAGGACGGCAAgaagcggaggaagagcaggaaggagagctacgccatctacgtgtacaaggtgctgaagcaggtccaccccgacaccggcatctcctccaaggccatgggcatcatgaattccttcgtcaacgacatcttcgagcgcatcgcaggggaagcctcccgcctggctcactacaacaagcgctccaccatcacctcccgggagatccagaccgccgtgcgcctgctgctgcccggagagctggccaagcacgccgtgtctgagggcaccaaggccgtcaccaagtacaccagcgccaagtga
- the LOC143784959 gene encoding histone H4 — MSGRGKGGKGLGKGGAKRHRKVLRDNIQGITKPAIRRLARRGGVKRISGLIYEETRGVLKVFLENVIRDAVTYTEHAKRKTVTAMDVVYALKRQGRTLYGFGG, encoded by the coding sequence ATGTCTGGTCGCGGCAAAGGAGGAAAAGGTCTCGGGAAGGGCGGCgccaagcggcacaggaaggtgctccgtgataacatccagggcatcaccaagcctgccatccgccgtctagctcgcagaggaggcgtcaagcgcatctccggcctcatctatgaggagactcgcggtgtcctgaaagtcttcctggagaacgtgatccgtgacgccgtcacctacaccgagcacgccaagaggaagaccgtcaccgccatggacgtggtgtacgcactcaagcgccagggccgcactctctacggcttcggaggttaa
- the LOC143784786 gene encoding histone H2A type 1: MSGRGKQGGKVRAKAKTRSSRAGLQFPVGRVHRLLRKGNYAERVGAGAPVYLAAVLEYLTAEILELAGNAARDNKKTRIIPRHLQLAVRNDEELNRLLGGVTIAQGGVLPNIQAVLLPKKTESSKASKSK; encoded by the coding sequence ATGTCTGGACGCGGCAAACAAGGAGGAAAGGTTCGCGCTAAAGCCAAGACCCGCTCATCCCGGGCAGGACTGCAGTTCCCAGTCGGCCGTGTGCACAGGCTTCTTCGCAAAGGCAACTACGCTGAGAGAGTCGGCGCCGGCGCTCCGGTCTATCTGGCcgctgtgctggagtatctgaccgccgagatcctggaattggccggcaatgctgcccgggacaacaagaagacccgcatcatcccccgtcacctgcagctggcggtgcgcaatgacgaggagctgaacaggctgctgggtgGGGTGACCATCGCCCAGGGGGGCGTCCTGCCCAACATCCAGGCCGTGCTGCTGCCCAAAAAGACCGAGAGCAGCAAGGCGAGCAAGAGCAAGTGA